GTGTATGTGGAAGCAACATAACAGAAGGAAACCATGTTGATAATGgcagaaagaaaacatgacagtATATGTGCAAGCAACGTGACAGGGTGTGATTTACTTGAAGCATGAGGAACACAAGGATCCTATAAATTTTGTGCGTTTTACTAATTAAAACAATTTTTGTGtgttaaactaattaaaacaatGTTGCTTTCAACATGTAAATAAACATTTATTATAGCAGAACAGATGTTGGTTTACATGGCTTAACAATTTACTGAAATTATTAACAGATCCAATAGAAAGTTAGGAGCATGATCCTATCATCTTAATCGACTATAATTAACAATTGTTCAACCATGTTGTGCATATTTAAGTTACTTCACATCGTTTAACAATAAGACTTCACAAAAGTCACCATACTCAAATTGACCAAGAAAAGCAGGCCTACAATTGAGAACACAGAAGATTGTTTCAGTGGATGTAACATTACCTGATGACACAGAGGGCATCATGGAGACTGCGATCAGCCTCATCAATAACCAACTGGTTGGACCCACGGACAAGCACAGTTGCGGTCCTCCCCATGTCCCTGATGCCAGTGATCTTGACAATCTTGCCATCTCCGGCAGACACTTCCTCGACAACATCAGCATACCCAAGTTTATCCTCACGGAAATGCTCAATGTTGGCAATTGGCAGGCAGTTGAGAGTCTTGGTGATAAACTCAATCTCGTCCCTCTCTACATCCTTGACCACCAGAATCTTGGCCTTTGCGAGATAGTGCAGCGACAACTCAGTCACCGCATCACGCAAGATGCTCTTCTGGATGAGGAGGACATTGCATCCAGACGCCTTGATCTTCTTGACCATCCCTAGGATGTAATTCCGCTCCTCACGGAGAATGCGGTCCATCTGCGCATAGTCTGACACGATGACGCTCTGCTCAATATCAGTCTTGGGCGGTGAGATCTGAAACTGGATGACAGCGATCTTGGCATTCTCGATCCTAGATGGCCCCCCGGCAGCATGGCTGGCCTTCTTGTCAAAGATGAGGCCGCGGACAAGCTCGGTGTCATCCACGGTGCCGCCGAGCTTCTTTATGATGCGGATGTCGCGGAGATCAAGAAGCTCCGGGTGGGCGGGATCGACCACGGAGAGGGCGGCGTCGACAGCGAGCGGGGCCAGGAGGCCGGAGTACTGGGAGACGACCTTGGAGTTGAGCGCGGTGGAGGCAGATTTGACGAGGGAGTCCCGGTCGGTGAGCTCGATGGGGATGGCCATGCCCTCGAGGACCTGGACGGCGCGGGCCGCGAGGCGGTGGAGggagtcggcggcggcggtggggtgggcgCCGGCCGCGAGGAGCGACTGCGCGCGGCGGAGCAGGGCCCCGGCGATGACGACGACGGTGGTGGTGCCGTCGCCGGCCGCCGCGTCCTGCGAGCGGGAGAGCTCGGCGAGCATGCGGGCGGCGGGCTGGAGGAGGGACATGCGGGAGAGGATGGTGGCGCcgtcgttggtgatgatgacctCCTGGTCGCCGGAGGAGATCATCTTGTCCATGCCGCGGGGCCCGAGGGAGGTGCGCACCGCGTCGGCGACCGAGCGCGCGGACGCGATGTTGGCGCCGCGCACGTCGTCGCGGCGCTTGGTGTCGGTGTAGGTCTCGCCCTTGCGGgccgacggcgcggcggcgacggcgggagcggccatggcggcggcggatcgggggGAGCGGAGGGGAGGCTAGGGCTTTTCAGATTTCACTTggtgggaggagggagggaggggcgCTGGATGGACCTGGAGAGTGCGATCGCGGTTTCGGTATATACCGCAGGGGAGCGGGCCGAAACTTGCGGCCCAGTAGAAGCCGTGGCCGTGAATGTTGATCTCCTAGGGCCTAGAATGATGCAACTGCCACCGTCATAATACCCGGTAAGGCGGTAtaccctcaaaaaaaaaaatttaTGGTAAGGCGGTAAGGGCCATCTACATATCGCCATATCTAAAAAAAAAGTGTCAATCCTAAAAAAATTATTTCTCACAAAAATaacttgattttttttctttttctgattttgTACGGTCTTTGGTAGTTGACAATAGCTGTGAGGCCGAATACGTTAATTTGGACACCAATGTATACAGTATAAGAAAAGTAAGATTATGGTTATAATGCGATTTACAAACTCTCTCGTTTTATGCAGTAGTGGAAGCTGCTCCTGATTGTAGTTCTACTGCTTTTGGATTTGGGGCTTGAAGTGCTGCTGCCCACAACGTGTTTACTTTTTTCTTTTCACGTGCTTCTCCTCGTTTCGATATGAACTATTTTTTTTTTATGCTTAGTGATTATGCTTTATCTATAAAGCGGGTCGCAAGTTTTTTGGTTAAAAAGGTTGTTCAGATTCTTCTCTTCTGCACAGTGTTACCGAAACGCATCTATTACCTATACATACATCTTTGATTAATCAAGCGCAAGCGTACTGGTATCCGCTTGAGATCATGGATTAATTTTTTACTACAATATGTCAAATTGCCCACACACCCGAAGAGTGAATACACCCTCTACCCAACCATGCTTTTAGGTGCtctctttcacacacacacacacacacacacacacacacacacacacacacacacacacacacacaagcttTTATTTGTTGGATGCTTGCATATGCATGTTATTTATATCATATCATACTTCTTTATCTGAAAGGTGAGACTTATTTTCGTTACTTCTACATAAACTGGAGGACTAGCATGATAGGAGTCGCCGGTTTTCTTCACACTCGACCTTTAGCGGTAAACTCTATTTTTGTTCGAGGGGACATCAAACTCTTTTCCTCCTTCGTAACAGACATGAAAACAAAACACCAAAGAGCCAACCCACAACTCAAATGCAACCCATCTAACCATCTCTTACAGAAAACTCTGGACAAAGATGATGGAGCGTGTTATAC
This sequence is a window from Aegilops tauschii subsp. strangulata cultivar AL8/78 chromosome 7, Aet v6.0, whole genome shotgun sequence. Protein-coding genes within it:
- the LOC109776184 gene encoding T-complex protein 1 subunit delta, which translates into the protein MAAPAVAAAPSARKGETYTDTKRRDDVRGANIASARSVADAVRTSLGPRGMDKMISSGDQEVIITNDGATILSRMSLLQPAARMLAELSRSQDAAAGDGTTTVVVIAGALLRRAQSLLAAGAHPTAAADSLHRLAARAVQVLEGMAIPIELTDRDSLVKSASTALNSKVVSQYSGLLAPLAVDAALSVVDPAHPELLDLRDIRIIKKLGGTVDDTELVRGLIFDKKASHAAGGPSRIENAKIAVIQFQISPPKTDIEQSVIVSDYAQMDRILREERNYILGMVKKIKASGCNVLLIQKSILRDAVTELSLHYLAKAKILVVKDVERDEIEFITKTLNCLPIANIEHFREDKLGYADVVEEVSAGDGKIVKITGIRDMGRTATVLVRGSNQLVIDEADRSLHDALCVIRCLVNKRFLIAGGGAPEIEMSMQLAAWSKELHGMESYCIKEFADALEVIPYTLAENAGLNPIAIVTELRNRHAKGEKNTGINVRKGQITNILEENVVQPLLVSTSAISLACECVRMILKIDDIVTVR